The Bacillus carboniphilus genome contains a region encoding:
- a CDS encoding purine/pyrimidine permease, whose product MRTILSAIQWAIFMIVGTIVAPIAIADSFDLNSMETAGLLQRTIFVLGLASLLQVLFGHKLPINEGPAGLWWGIFIIYASIGPSLYGSTNETFQALGMGMLSSGLIFIILSLFRLINKLAYFFTPLVTGVYLLLLVFQLSGSFLKGMLGIGYKGTQHVNMIVAILCLTIVVISMLIFRLGNDFFRQYSILFSLLFGWMIFIVFGQSKHVSVPNDLFSFPTLFAFGQPKWDTGIFITSFLITILLLTNLIASIQLVQQVTDRSQNEGRYKQSGFVAGINHIIAGVFSAIGSVPISGAAGFIKTTNIKNRLPFIIGSIIVLLTSFSPILMTVFASLPAPVGYAAIFVIFSSMISLAFDQFAKIEEEKRSHFIIGISLFIGVGLMFTPATAFEKTSPIMTSLLSNGLVLGTLIAIVLECTIKKIIP is encoded by the coding sequence ATGCGAACAATTTTATCAGCAATTCAATGGGCAATTTTTATGATCGTAGGAACCATAGTTGCACCTATTGCAATTGCTGACTCATTCGACCTAAATTCAATGGAAACAGCTGGTTTGCTACAAAGAACGATTTTTGTTTTAGGTTTAGCAAGCCTATTACAAGTACTGTTCGGACATAAACTTCCTATAAACGAAGGACCTGCAGGCTTATGGTGGGGAATCTTTATAATATATGCTAGTATTGGCCCCTCCTTATATGGATCAACGAATGAAACCTTTCAAGCACTAGGGATGGGTATGTTATCGAGTGGCTTAATATTTATCATCCTGAGTCTATTCAGACTCATTAATAAGCTTGCATACTTTTTTACGCCATTGGTAACTGGCGTTTATTTACTTTTACTCGTTTTTCAATTAAGTGGATCCTTCTTAAAGGGAATGCTTGGCATTGGTTATAAAGGCACTCAACATGTCAACATGATTGTAGCCATACTTTGCCTGACAATCGTGGTAATATCCATGTTAATTTTCCGTTTAGGAAATGATTTCTTCCGTCAATATTCAATTCTTTTTAGTTTACTTTTCGGCTGGATGATTTTTATCGTTTTTGGTCAATCAAAACATGTATCCGTGCCAAACGATTTGTTTTCCTTTCCAACACTGTTTGCGTTCGGACAACCTAAATGGGATACAGGAATTTTCATTACATCTTTTCTCATAACCATTCTTTTACTAACAAACTTAATTGCTAGTATACAACTCGTTCAGCAAGTAACGGATCGTTCACAAAACGAAGGACGCTACAAACAATCAGGCTTTGTGGCTGGAATTAATCATATAATTGCAGGTGTTTTCTCTGCTATTGGAAGTGTACCGATTTCTGGCGCAGCTGGTTTTATTAAAACAACAAATATAAAAAATCGACTACCGTTTATAATTGGTAGTATAATCGTGCTACTTACTAGTTTTTCTCCAATTCTTATGACTGTTTTTGCAAGTTTACCAGCACCCGTTGGTTATGCTGCCATCTTCGTCATCTTTTCTAGCATGATTAGCCTAGCTTTTGATCAATTTGCAAAAATAGAAGAGGAAAAAAGGTCTCATTTTATAATTGGTATTTCCCTGTTTATTGGTGTTGGTTTGATGTTTACGCCAGCAACTGCTTTTGAAAAGACAAGCCCGATAATGACCTCTCTTCTTAGTAACGGTCTTGTTTTAGGTACACTCATTGCGATCGTATTAGAATGTACAATAAAAAAAATAATACCATGA
- the kynA gene encoding tryptophan 2,3-dioxygenase yields the protein MTKSNELGENIQTDFTEKMTYSDYLQLDRLLSSQTRLSNHHDEMLFIIIHQVSELWMKLILHELQASILALQQKNFATSLKILSRVSKIQSQIIESWDVLTTLTPSEYTQFRDKLGNASGFQSYQYRMIEFTLGYKPSHILDIYKDDQSIFSILSQAFNSPSIYDVTIQLLNSYDFPIDKHILSRDYSNTYEKNESVESAWLQVYKETNKYWDLYELGEKLVDLEDCIQQWKFRHMKTVERIIGFKTGTGGSSGVSYLKKVIDQRYFPELHSIRTIL from the coding sequence TTGACGAAATCCAATGAGCTAGGGGAAAACATCCAAACAGATTTTACTGAAAAGATGACTTATTCAGACTATTTGCAATTAGATCGACTTTTATCTAGTCAAACACGACTCTCCAACCATCATGATGAAATGTTATTTATCATTATTCATCAAGTTAGTGAGCTATGGATGAAGCTAATATTACATGAGTTACAAGCTAGTATTTTGGCACTGCAACAAAAGAATTTTGCGACCTCTTTGAAAATATTATCGAGAGTTTCAAAGATTCAATCTCAAATCATTGAATCTTGGGATGTCCTTACAACACTAACACCTTCTGAATATACTCAATTCCGAGATAAGCTGGGCAATGCTTCTGGATTTCAATCATATCAATATCGAATGATTGAATTTACTTTAGGATACAAACCTTCTCACATATTAGACATTTATAAGGATGATCAGTCAATTTTCAGTATACTAAGTCAAGCTTTTAACAGCCCTAGTATATATGATGTTACGATTCAACTGTTAAACAGCTATGATTTTCCAATCGATAAACATATTCTCTCTCGTGATTATTCCAATACTTATGAGAAAAATGAAAGTGTAGAATCCGCTTGGCTTCAGGTGTATAAAGAGACAAATAAATATTGGGATTTATATGAACTAGGTGAAAAGTTAGTTGATTTAGAGGACTGCATACAGCAGTGGAAATTCCGCCATATGAAAACGGTAGAAAGAATCATCGGTTTTAAAACAGGAACTGGGGGATCTTCAGGAGTGTCTTATTTGAAAAAAGTAATTGATCAGCGCTATTTTCCTGAACTGCACTCTATTCGAACTATACTTTAA
- the map gene encoding type I methionyl aminopeptidase: MIATNEEEVRRLKEIGKIVGAIRDEMILQTKAGMTTKELDTYGKSLFEKYNATSAPISEYNFPGYTCISINEEVAHGIPGDRIIKDGDLVNIDVSGCKNGFFADTGKSFIVGKSGEVQKNLCIAMEETYEAGLKKIKVGGKINGLSKAVQRTAKQHGFKVIRNLTGHGIGTSLHEYPDHILNYFDPWDNRLFQEGMVIAFEPFLSTKAEYIVEKGDGWTFITEDNSFVVQKEHTILITKEGPEILT; the protein is encoded by the coding sequence ATGATTGCAACAAATGAAGAAGAAGTACGAAGGCTTAAAGAAATTGGAAAGATTGTTGGTGCTATTAGAGATGAAATGATTTTACAAACAAAGGCAGGAATGACAACTAAAGAACTAGATACCTATGGAAAGTCTTTATTCGAAAAATATAATGCTACCTCTGCACCAATATCTGAATATAATTTTCCTGGCTACACATGTATTAGCATCAATGAAGAAGTGGCTCATGGTATACCAGGTGATCGAATTATTAAAGATGGAGACCTCGTAAATATTGATGTATCAGGTTGTAAAAACGGATTTTTTGCAGATACCGGTAAGTCTTTTATCGTTGGGAAAAGTGGTGAAGTACAAAAAAATCTGTGTATAGCAATGGAGGAAACATATGAAGCTGGACTTAAAAAGATTAAAGTAGGTGGGAAGATAAATGGTTTGAGCAAAGCCGTTCAACGCACAGCAAAGCAACATGGATTTAAGGTTATTCGTAATTTAACTGGACATGGTATTGGAACATCGCTTCATGAGTACCCAGACCACATATTAAATTATTTTGACCCATGGGACAATCGTTTGTTTCAAGAAGGAATGGTTATTGCCTTCGAACCATTCTTATCTACAAAAGCTGAATACATTGTAGAAAAAGGAGATGGATGGACTTTCATTACGGAAGATAATAGCTTTGTTGTTCAAAAAGAACATACCATTTTAATTACGAAGGAAGGTCCTGAGATTTTAACGTAA
- a CDS encoding N-acetylmuramoyl-L-alanine amidase, whose protein sequence is MFKLVLDPGHGGNDPGAVGNGLREKDLNLKIAKFCSDHINQNFENVQVLMTRSTDKTLSLRERTNYANNQKADYYCSIHINAGGGNGFESYIYSGAFSSKPRTDALRNVLHNKIISRLNFRDRGKKQANFFVLRETSMPAVLTENLFIDNSSNANYLKSDSNLKAIGISHAEGLASAHGWKRKEATIYYRVVTGSFLIRKNALSQQALLKKAGFESFLSTYKQSSKTYYRVISGSFRNKKNAEERVEQLKKKGFNSFITTFKQ, encoded by the coding sequence TTGTTTAAGCTCGTTCTAGACCCCGGACATGGCGGGAATGATCCTGGAGCAGTTGGTAATGGCTTAAGAGAAAAAGATTTAAATTTAAAGATTGCTAAATTTTGTAGCGATCATATCAATCAAAACTTTGAAAATGTACAAGTTTTAATGACTCGCTCAACCGATAAAACTTTATCACTAAGAGAAAGAACGAACTATGCAAACAATCAGAAAGCAGACTACTATTGTAGTATTCATATAAATGCTGGTGGCGGGAATGGTTTTGAATCATATATTTATAGTGGCGCGTTTTCCTCCAAACCTCGCACTGACGCGTTAAGGAATGTCCTTCATAACAAAATTATTAGTCGTTTGAACTTCAGAGATCGTGGAAAAAAACAAGCCAATTTTTTCGTTTTAAGAGAAACTTCCATGCCTGCAGTGCTCACTGAAAACCTATTTATAGACAACTCATCAAATGCTAACTATTTAAAGAGTGATAGCAATTTAAAAGCTATTGGCATTTCTCATGCAGAAGGTTTAGCATCAGCACATGGTTGGAAGAGAAAAGAGGCTACTATTTATTACCGTGTCGTAACTGGTAGTTTTTTAATTAGAAAAAATGCTCTTTCGCAACAAGCCTTACTAAAAAAAGCGGGTTTCGAATCGTTTCTTAGCACTTATAAACAATCTTCAAAGACGTATTATCGAGTGATCAGTGGCAGCTTCAGAAATAAAAAGAATGCAGAGGAAAGAGTAGAACAATTAAAGAAGAAGGGATTTAATTCCTTTATCACTACGTTTAAACAGTAA
- a CDS encoding CotD family spore coat protein gives MNCRPKVCKPIVYPTQCCENHNFQKTIVPHIHPSHTTNVNHEMYEHIHYYPHSESAVNEVNYQNFNATGPVPYPYGPTNNY, from the coding sequence ATGAACTGCAGACCCAAAGTTTGTAAGCCAATCGTTTATCCGACTCAATGCTGCGAAAATCATAACTTTCAAAAAACAATTGTTCCCCATATACACCCATCACACACAACAAATGTAAATCATGAAATGTATGAGCATATTCATTATTATCCTCATTCAGAAAGCGCAGTAAATGAGGTAAACTATCAAAACTTTAATGCAACAGGACCTGTGCCATACCCATATGGACCTACTAATAATTATTAA